One Brachybacterium kimchii genomic window carries:
- a CDS encoding thiamine-binding protein, producing MIIAFSVQPTGEPSDPGLTRDLAEGSDAASVHDAVAAAVRVVRESGLPNRTSSMFTEIEGDWDEVMDVVRRATAEAGRFGSRVSLVLKADIRPGHEGELDGKIERLDAALDRN from the coding sequence ATGATCATCGCCTTCTCCGTCCAGCCCACCGGTGAGCCCTCCGATCCCGGCCTCACCCGCGACCTCGCCGAGGGGTCCGACGCCGCGAGCGTCCACGACGCCGTCGCCGCCGCCGTCCGGGTGGTCCGGGAGTCCGGGCTCCCGAACCGCACAAGCTCGATGTTCACCGAGATCGAGGGCGACTGGGACGAGGTGATGGACGTGGTGCGGCGCGCGACGGCCGAGGCCGGTCGCTTTGGGTCGCGCGTCTCCCTCGTGCTCAAGGCCGACATCCGCCCCGGGCACGAGGGCGAGCTCGACGGGAAGATCGAGCGCCTCGACGCCGCCCTCGACCGGAACTGA